From the genome of Labedella gwakjiensis:
CGCTGAGTTCGCACCCCGCCGGTGGCACGGCCCTTCGCCGGGAACTCGGACAGATCCGACACCTTGGCGCTTCCGGCGTCCGTTCCGGCGAGCGTCGTCGAGTCGGCCGCGACCGTGGCCACCACGGTCTCATCGTCTGGACGGATCACCCCGAAGAACACCACCCGGGCGCCGGATGCGAGCTTGACGCCGGCCATCCCTCCAGCCGACCGTCCCTGCGGTCGAACGCTGGATGCCGAGAATCGGAGGAGCTGCGCGTCGCTCGTCACGAAGACGACCTCGTCGCCGTCCTCCGATGCGGCAGCGCCGACGACCGAGTCGCCGGGCTTCAAGGCGATCACCTCGACGTCGGGGCGTGACGGCCATTCGCCGGGCGCGACGCGCTTGACGACACCGGAGGCGGTGCCGAGCGCGAGGGGGCGTGGATCGTCGAGGGCGACAAGGGCGAGAACGCGCTCCGAGCGATCGGAGAGAGCCAGGTAGTCCGAGACCTTCACTCCCGCTCCCAGCTGAACGCTCTGCGGGGGGACGACGGGGAGATCGACCGGACTGAACCGCACCATCCGGCCGGCGGTCGTGATCGCACCGATCTCGGAGCGGCTCGTGGTGTCGATGGCCGACCGCACGGCGTCGTGCTTCGATCGTCTCGACGGTGGAACGATGGCGTCGACTCCGTCGGGCAGGTCGACCCGGACGATGCGGCCGGAGGTCGACAGGAGCACGCGGCACGCGACGTCCGCGACCTCGAGGACCGGCGCGTTCTTGGAGCGGGACGACGTCGCGATGCTCGGGCGAGCTGTCGTGAGCAGGGTACGACGCGGTGTTCCGAACCTCTCGGCGATCTCGGCGAGCTCGTCCGACACGAGCGTGCGGATGGCGGCCTCGGAGGCGAGGAGCGCTTCGAGCTGGGCGATCTCCGCGCGCAGTGCGTCGCGCTCGGCCTCGAGCTCGATGCGCGAGAACCGGGTGAGGCGACGCAACCGGAGCTCGAGGATGTATTCGGATTGGACCTGGGAGAGGTCGAAGACCTCGATGAGCCTCGTGCGCGCCTGCTCGGAATCATCGCTCGTCCGGATGACCTGGATGACCTCGTCGATGTCGAGGATCGCGATGAGCAGTCCCTCCACGAGGTGGAGCCGTTCGCGCCGACGATCGAGGCGATAGCGCGTGCGTCGCGTGACCACCGAGATGCGGTGATCGACGTAGACCTGGAGCAGCTCGCGGAGCCCGAGCGTGCGCGGCCCGCCGTCGACGAGTGCGACGTTGTTGATGCTGAACGAGTCCTCGAGCGGTGTGTAGCGGTAGAGCTGCTCGAGAACGGCTTCGGGGCTGAAGCCGGTCTTGATGCCGATGACGAGCCGAAGCCCCTTCTGACGGTCGGTCAGGTCGGTGACGTCCGAGATGCCACTCAGCTTCTTCGAGCCGACGCCGTCCTTGATCTTCTCGATGACCTTCTCAGGGCCGACGAGGTATGGGAGCTCCGTCACGACGAGGCCGGCTTTGCGTGCCGTGATGTTCTCGACGCTCACTCGGGCGCGCGTCTTGAACGCGCCACGACCGGTGGCGTAAGCGTCCTTGATGCCTTCGAGCCCGACGATCGTGCCGCCCGATGGGAGATCGGGAGCGGGAACGAACTCCATGAGGTCGTCGAGGCTCGCATCGGGGTGCGCGAGCAGATGCCGCGCCGCGCCGATGACCTCGATGAGATTGTGAGGGGCCATGTTGGTCGCCATGCCAACCGCGATCCCGCTCGCCCCGTTCACCAGGAGGTTCGGGAAGGACGCCGGGAGGACGTCCGGCTGGAGGAACTGGTTGTCGTAGTTCGGCACGAAGTCGACGACGTCTTCATCGAGTCCGTCGGTGAGGGCGAGGGCCGCCGCGTCGAGACGAGCCTCCGTGTAGCGGGGGGCCGCGGGCCCGTCGTCGAGCGAGCCGAAGTTGCCGTGGCCGTCGATGAGGGGGACGCGGAGAGTCCATGGCTGAGCCAGGCGCACGAGGGCGTCGTAGATGGCTGTATCGCCGTGTGGGTGCAGCTTGCCCATGACCTCGCCGACGACGCGGGCCGACTTGACGTGTCCGCGGTCGGGACGAAGCCCCATCTCCGTCATCTGGAAGAGGATGCGGCGCTGAACGGGCTTGAGGCCGTCGCGTGCGTCGGGCAGGGCACGGGAGTAGATGACGGAGTAGGCGTACTCGAGGAAGGACCCCTGCATCTCGGTCGAGACGTCGACGTCCTCGATGCGCTCGGCGATCTCCTCGTCGTTCGAGTTCGACGAGCCGGTGTTCGTGTTTCTGGGCGTCATTCCTTGATTCCGAGCGGAGGCGGATGGAGGGCGAGGGCCGGACAGCGTATGGAAGA
Proteins encoded in this window:
- a CDS encoding DNA gyrase/topoisomerase IV subunit A gives rise to the protein MTPRNTNTGSSNSNDEEIAERIEDVDVSTEMQGSFLEYAYSVIYSRALPDARDGLKPVQRRILFQMTEMGLRPDRGHVKSARVVGEVMGKLHPHGDTAIYDALVRLAQPWTLRVPLIDGHGNFGSLDDGPAAPRYTEARLDAAALALTDGLDEDVVDFVPNYDNQFLQPDVLPASFPNLLVNGASGIAVGMATNMAPHNLIEVIGAARHLLAHPDASLDDLMEFVPAPDLPSGGTIVGLEGIKDAYATGRGAFKTRARVSVENITARKAGLVVTELPYLVGPEKVIEKIKDGVGSKKLSGISDVTDLTDRQKGLRLVIGIKTGFSPEAVLEQLYRYTPLEDSFSINNVALVDGGPRTLGLRELLQVYVDHRISVVTRRTRYRLDRRRERLHLVEGLLIAILDIDEVIQVIRTSDDSEQARTRLIEVFDLSQVQSEYILELRLRRLTRFSRIELEAERDALRAEIAQLEALLASEAAIRTLVSDELAEIAERFGTPRRTLLTTARPSIATSSRSKNAPVLEVADVACRVLLSTSGRIVRVDLPDGVDAIVPPSRRSKHDAVRSAIDTTSRSEIGAITTAGRMVRFSPVDLPVVPPQSVQLGAGVKVSDYLALSDRSERVLALVALDDPRPLALGTASGVVKRVAPGEWPSRPDVEVIALKPGDSVVGAAASEDGDEVVFVTSDAQLLRFSASSVRPQGRSAGGMAGVKLASGARVVFFGVIRPDDETVVATVAADSTTLAGTDAGSAKVSDLSEFPAKGRATGGVRTQRFLKGEDQIAVAWVGPTPARALGPDGALRTLPEGGAKRDASGSPLDAPIGTIGRAIG